Proteins found in one Ptychodera flava strain L36383 chromosome 16, AS_Pfla_20210202, whole genome shotgun sequence genomic segment:
- the LOC139152860 gene encoding TWiK family of potassium channels protein 18-like, with product MTSTTMKRGAGAEKKKGFWYRHSTFVANLTLISTLILYLTAGAFMFLYIEGNDERSTIAKANDVSKQLSEEITKQLMNTNRSEFMHVATDENFTAILRDQMRQLAVQMSSSSHNSEVGKGRTKWTYSSSLFFCMTVITTIGYGTIVPVTTAGRIVCMLYAIIGIPLLLLVLSIIGNKLADPCRVVCLLLLCRNVKRRVQAVIPMSDTNTSFGHVSSLVNSIHEVKKPHFSHFGELYFDKSTQTDESGEDNQRTRQNPGANGCDSNSSGEGATIIMVTILLLLYLAAGSLMYSFKNGWSFVDSLYFVFVTLSTIGFGDIIPKHRDDGSMQFTAALAFLYTFVGLAIMSTAFSLAQNSIRKTFNLVQNKCNG from the exons ATGACATCCACAACAATGAAAAGAGGCGCAGGAGCGGAAAAGAAGAAAGGGTTTTGGTATCGTCATAGCACTTTTGTCGCGAATCTGACGCTAATCAGCACTCTTATTCTCTACTTAACCGCCGGTGCCTTCATGTTCTTATACATCGAAGGGAACGACGAAAGATCGACAATCGCCAAAGCGAACGACGTGTCAAAGCAACTCTCGGAAGAAATTACAAAACAGCTAATGAACACGAACAGGTCTGAGTTCATGCACGTAGCAACGGATGAAAATTTCACCGCCATTTTGAGGGACCAGATGAGACAACTCGCCGTGCAAATGTCGTCGTCTTCACACAACTCCGAAGTTGGCAAAGGGCGAACAAAATGGACCTACTCCTCATCTCTGTTCTTCTGTATGACGGTGATAACTACAATAG ggTATGGTACGATTGTTCCGGTGACTACGGCAGGTCGCATTGTTTGTATGCTGTACGCCATCATCGGAATTCCGCTGCTGCTTTTGGTGTTGTCCATTATCGGAAACAAACTCGCTGATCCCTGCAGGGTCGTGTGCCTGTTACTGCTCTGTCGCAATGTGAAACGTCGCGTTCAGGCCGTCATTCCAATGTCTGACACAAACACTTCCTTCGGCCACGTATCCAGCCTTGTTAATAGCATCCATGAAGTAAAGAAGCCTCACTTCTCGCATTTTGGAGAACTTTACTTCGACAAATCGACACAGACAGACGAGTCGGGCGAAGACAATCAGCGAACGCGCCAAAATCCTGGCGCCAATGGATGTGATTCGAATTCGTCGGGAGAGGGCGCCACAATCATTATGGTGACCATCCTCTTGCTACTGTACCTGGCAGCGGGCTCTCTGATGTACTCTTTCAAGAACGGTTGGAGCTTTGTCGACAGCCTTTATTTTGTGTTCGTGACGTTGAGCACCATTGGATTTGGCGACATCATCCCAAAACATAGAGACGATGGCAGTATGCAGTTCACTGCAGCACTTGCATTTCTGTATACTTTCGTTGGTTTAGCAATAATGTCGACTGCCTTTTCGCTGGCCCAAAATTCAATTAGGAAAACATTTAACCTCGTACAGAACAAATGTAACGGTTAG
- the LOC139113968 gene encoding uncharacterized protein isoform X1, with protein MPMHFVQLSLNPNITGDLPIELCNKTNLTVLSVGETAITGAIPECLGENKPHLRFLDFEYTKMKSRYPESLLELKAIQWLHMSQMGLYGELPVNFGENYPILKEIIMANNNVTGILPESVGYLKNLTLFDMSFNAIHGKIPENFTVLQNLSSFSLKGNQITSLPSKAFEYETLRYLDLSQNPLNATFLDVCTFIQACSQLAWLNLSDTGLKGHLDRALYNFVYMNSIDLSHNRLSGRIPLTTRDMPFLTNFDLSNNNLRGELPSTYVIMSALRYLNIRNNAHMRSHSGRLDSGLFAIDGDNMVNAKSGNFSCPSVSLVKRNTAECFVDMDPNYYDYHQCTCNEHFFGERGRCRRCLDRGTCPGKAVVSNMTWPSNYWPSPSPTNVGRFEKCSVSEAEEPVCNVNGTCQCHLHINEYKNEENIVCDEVHSKVMCSVIEHILERLTVTLFERRLSVQ; from the coding sequence ATGCCTATGCATTTTGTGCAACTCAGTTTGAACCCAAACATCACGGGCGATCTACCGATTGAGCTCTGTAATAAGACTAACCTGACGGTTCTCAGTGTTGGCGAGACGGCCATAACAGGTGCCATCCCTGAATGCCTTGGCGAAAATAAACCACATTTAcgatttcttgattttgaatacACAAAGATGAAAAGTCGATATCCAGAATCATTACTCGAGTTAAAGGCAATTCAATGGTTACACATGTCGCAGATGGGTCTGTATGGAGAACTTCCggtaaattttggtgaaaattaccCAATCCTAAAAGAGATAATAATGGCCAATAACAATGTGACAGGCATACTTCCAGAGTCTGTAGGGTACTTGAAAAATCTCACACTTTTTGACATGTCTTTCAATGCCATACATGGCAAAATTCCAGAAAACTTCACAGTTTTACAGAATTTGAGTAGTTTTTCTCTTAAGGGTAACCAAATCACATCTTTACCTTCTAAAGCATTTGAATATGAAACACTCCGCTATCTTGATCTTTCACAAAATCCACTCAATGCCACGTTTTTGGACGTCTGCACGTTTATTCAAGCTTGCAGTCAACTTGCCTGGTTGAATTTGTCCGATACCGGTCTGAAGGGCCATCTTGACCGGGCACTCTACAACTTCGTATACATGAATTCAATTGATCTGAGTCACAACAGACTTAGTGGTAGGATACCACTGACAACCAGGGACATGCCATTCTTGACAAACTTCGACTTGTCAAACAACAATCTTCGCGGTGAGCTCCCTTCAACGTACGTCATTATGTCAGCTTTACGATACTTGAATATTCGTAATAACGCACACATGCGAAGTCATTCCGGTCGGTTAGATAGTGGACTGTTTGCTATTGATGGGGACAATATGGTAAATGCAAAAAGTGGAAACTTTTCCTGCCCCAGTGTTAGTCTAGTCAAACGAAACACGGCCGAGTGCTTTGTTGATATGGATCCCAATTACTATGATTATCACCAATGTACCTGCAATGAGCATTTCTTCGGAGAGAGGGGGCGCTGTCGACGCTGTCTTGATCGCGGAACATGCCCTGGAAAAGCAGTAGTGAGCAACATGACTTGGCCATCCAACTATTGGCCGTCACCTTCGCCTACCAATGTAGGTCGTTTTGAAAAGTGCTCGGTCTCTGAGGCAGAGGAACCAGTTTGCAATGTCAACGGCACATGTCAGTGTCATCTTCATATCAACGAATACAAAAACGAAGAAAATATAGTCTGCGACGAGGTACACTCTAAAGTCATGTGTTCAGTTATTGAACACATATTAGAACGCTtaactgtaacactttttgaacgcaggTTAAGTGTTCAGTAA